In Arctopsyche grandis isolate Sample6627 chromosome 13, ASM5162203v2, whole genome shotgun sequence, one DNA window encodes the following:
- the LOC143921259 gene encoding cyclin-L1 — MSGGQVSAASGSNSAPNNNNSTATATATATVTSTSTSTSTSTSTSTITTTLTNNGPVKRFGSIVLTLHNCLLPPETLERTPSNDDGLSSAAEADLRALACELLQTAGILLRLPQVAMATGQVYLQRFYYSKSFVRYPMEIMAMGSIYLASKVEEKPCRIRDVINVFHHIKQVRAQKPITPLILDSKYIELKNQVIKAERRILKELGFCVHVKHPHKLIVVYLQLLTYEKNKQLMQLSWNYMNDSLRTDVFMRYQPETIACACIYLTARKIGLPLPNNPHWFSLFSVKEEDITDVCLKILRLYTRPKVNAEELERKIDDLKRIYQANKFINSGKLGPGAAAINSKATESVKEKTENASSTSHSNSSSNKEEKRDKNNSSTKSTTPPLKHHSRKYKHESRRSRSPYEKKDRHKKQRSPSPRRNRSRTSKHHHRDRSRSKDRDDKRKY, encoded by the coding sequence ATGTCCGGTGGTCAAGTGAGCGCGGCCAGCGGCTCCAACAGCGCCCCCAACAACAACAACTCCACGGCCACGGCGACGGCAACTGCCACCGTCACCAGCACCAGCACCAGCACCAGCACCAGCACCAGCACCAGCACCATCACCACTACTCTCACCAACAACGGCCCCGTCAAACGATTCGGCAGCATCGTCCTCACCCTACACAACTGTCTCCTGCCTCCGGAGACCCTCGAGCGTACCCCCAGCAACGACGATGGCCTCTCATCAGCAGCCGAGGCCGACCTTCGAGCCTTGGCCTGCGAGCTGCTACAAACGGCAGGCATACTATTAAGGCTACCTCAAGTGGCCATGGCAACCGGCCAAGTTTACTTACAACGATTCTACTACTCCAAATCGTTCGTCAGATACCCCATGGAGATCATGGCGATGGGTAGTATATACCTCGCATCCAAAGTCGAAGAAAAGCCTTGCCGCATACGTGACGTCATCAACGTCTTCCACCACATCAAGCAAGTGCGCGCTCAGAAACCGATAACCCCCCTAATACTAGATTCGAAGTACATAGAGCTGAAAAACCAAGTGATCAAAGCCGAGCGACGCATACTGAAAGAGTTGGGCTTTTGCGTTCACGTTAAACACCCGCACAAACTCATCGTCGTCTATCTCCAACTGCTCACATACGAAAAGAACAAACAGTTGATGCAGCTGTCGTGGAATTACATGAACGACTCTCTAAGGACGGACGTGTTCATGAGATACCAACCGGAAACTATCGCTTGTGCGTGTATATACTTGACAGCACGCAAAATAGGCCTACCGCTACCGAACAATCCGCACTGGTTTTCCCTGTTCTCGGTCAAAGAAGAGGACATAACGGACGTGTGTTTGAAGATATTGAGACTGTACACCCGTCCGAAAGTCAACGCTGAAGAGTTGGAGCGCAAAATCGACGATCTGAAACGCATCTATCAAGCGAATAAATTCATTAACTCGGGTAAATTGGGACCCGGTGCCGCTGCCATTAATAGTAAAGCTACGGAGAGTGTTAAGGAAAAAACGGAGAATGCTTCGTCGACGTCGCATTCGAACTCGTCGTCGAATAAGGAGGAAAAGCGCGATAAGAATAATTCCTCGACCAAGTCGACGACGCCTCCGTTGAAGCATCACAGTAGGAAGTACAAGCACGAGTCGCGACGATCTCGATCTCCGTACGAGAAGAAGGATCGGCATAAAAAGCAACGGTCGCCTTCGCCGAGAAGGAACCGATCTAGAACCTCGAAACATCATCATAGAGACCGGTCACGGTCTAAAGATAGAGATGATAAGAGGAAATATTAA